In Gopherus flavomarginatus isolate rGopFla2 chromosome 1, rGopFla2.mat.asm, whole genome shotgun sequence, a single genomic region encodes these proteins:
- the LOC127034980 gene encoding F-box/WD repeat-containing protein 7-like isoform X2, with amino-acid sequence MLAEEENGVQAAWESEESDCSGVEGGSGPESDGSRVRVGQEPEEPASLARLEPTSSRVCGAQEEEEEEGSCCSDEGEDGSDVYFYYTIGERWIDYLERTEEGSLIRHVRPKMKRKSENGLDSRALSPGKKLCKGSEYGRTLGPCIPSPTTTFGDLRNAKPGQGRRRRIPSVAPPPELQDWLRTFQRWSGPEKLLALDELIDRCEPSQIKYMMQVIEPQFQRDFISLLPKELALYVLSFLEPRDLLRAAQTCRYWRVLAEDNLLWREKCREEGIEEPLNLRKRRLLSPGFMYSPWKFGFMRQHKIDMNWRSGELRAPKVLKGHDDHVITCLQFCGNRIVSGSDDNTLKVWSAVTGECVQTLVGHTGGVWSSQMRDNIVISGSTDRTLKVWNADTGECVHTLYGHTSTVRCMHLHGTRVVSGSRDATLRLWDIETGQCLHVLMGHVAAVRCVQYDGHKVVSGAYDYTVKVWDPESESCIHTLQGHTNRVYSLQFDGTHIVSGSLDTSIRVWDMESGNCLHTLMGHQSLTSGMELRDNILVSGNADSTVKIWDIKTGQCLQTLQGPSKHQSAVTCLQFSSKFVVTSSDDGTVKLWDLKTGEFVRNLVALESGGSGGVVWRIRASNTKLVCAVGSRNGTEETKLLVLDFDVDLK; translated from the exons ATGCTGGCTGAGGAGGAGAACggtgtccaggctgcctgggagtcAGAGGAATCGGATTGCTCGGGTGTCGAAGGGGGTTCTGGTCCAGAGTCCGATGGCTCCAGAGTGCGGGTGGGGCAGGAGCCCGAGGAGCCGGCCAGTCTTGCGCGGCTGGAgcccaccagctccagagtctgtggggcgcaggaggaggaggaggaggaggggagctgctgcagtgatgaaGGGGAGGACGGCAGTGATGTCTATTTCTATTACACCATTGGCGAGCGCTGGATTGACTATCTGGAGAGGACCGAGGAGGGCAGTCTCATCCGACACGTGCGGCCAAAG ATGAAGCGGAAGTCGGAGAACGGCCTGGACAGCAGGGCCCTGTCCCCTGGCAAGAAGCTCTGCAAGGGCTCCGAGTACGGCAG GACGCTGGGCCCctgcattcccagccccaccaccacctttgGGGACCTGCGCAACGCCAAGCCGGGCCAGGGCCGCCGGCGCCGCATCCCCTCAGTTGCCCCGCCCCCAGAGCTGCAGGACTGGCTCCGCACCTTTCAG AGGTGGAGCGGCCCGGAGAAGCTGCTGGCGCTGGACGAGCTCATCGACCGCTGCGAGCCCTCCCAGATCAAGTACATGATGCAGGTGATTGAGCCGCAGTTCCAGAGAGACTTCATCTCCCTGCTGCCCAAGGAG CTGGCGCTCTACGTCCTGTCCTTCCTGGAGCCCCGGGACCTGCTCCGCGCTGCCCAGACCTGCCGCTACTGGAGGGTCCTGGCTGAGGACAACCTGCTGTGGAGGGAGAAGTGCAGGGAGGAAG GCATCGAGGAGCCCCTGAACCTGCGGAAGCGGCGCCTGCTGAGTCCCGGCTTCATGTACAGCCCCTGGAAATTCGGCTTCATGCGGCAGCACAAAATCGACATGAACTGGCGCAGTGGAGAACTCAGAGCTCCCAAG GTCCTGAAGGGACACGATGACCACGTCATCACCTGCCTGCAGTTCTGTGGCAACCGCATTGTCAGTGGCTCCGACGACAACACGCTGAAGGTCTGGTCGGCCGTCACCGGCGAG TGTGTGCAGACCCTGGTGGGTCACACGGGGGGCGTCTGGTCCTCCCAGATGAGGGACAACATCGTCATCAGCGGCTCCACGGACCGGACGCTGAAGGTGTGGAACGCGGACACGGGCGAGTGTGTGCACACGCTGTACGGACACACGTCCACCGTGCGCTGCATGCACCTGCACGGGACCAG GGTGGTGAGCGGCTCTCGGGACGCCACGCTGCGCCTCTGGGACATCGAGACAGGGCAGTGTCTGCACGTGCTGATGGGGCACGTGGCCGCCGTGCGCTGCGTCCAGTACGACGGGCACAAAGTGGTGAGCGGGGCCTACGACTACACGGTGAAGGTGTGGGACCCGGAGAGCGAGAGCTGCATCCACACCCTGCAGGGCCACACCAACCGCGTCTACTCCCTGCAG tTTGACGGGACACACATTGTGAGTGGCTCCCTGGACACGTCGATCCGCGTGTGGGACATGGAGAGTGGTAACTGCCTGCACACGCTGATGGGGCACCAGTCGCTCACCAGTGGCATGGAGCTGCGGGACAACATCCTGGTCTCGGGCAATGCAGATTCTACCGTCAAGATCTGGGACATCAAGACAGGCCAGTGCTTGCAGACGCTGCAGG GGCCCAGCAAGCACCAGAGCGCCGTCACCTGCCTCCAGTTCAGCTCCAAGTTCGTGGTGACCAGCTCGGATGACGGCACCGTCAAGCTCTGGGATCTCAAGACGGGCGAGTTTGTGCGCAACCTGGTGGCCCTGGagagtgggggcagtgggggcgtGGTGTGGCGCATTCGCGCCTCCAACACAAAGCTGGTGTGTGCTGTGGGCAGCCGCAACGGCACCGAGGAAACCAAGCTGCTGGTGCTGGACTTCGACGTTGACCTGAAATGA